From a region of the Alnus glutinosa chromosome 1, dhAlnGlut1.1, whole genome shotgun sequence genome:
- the LOC133873347 gene encoding large ribosomal subunit protein uL14x/uL14z/uL14y, translated as MSKRGRGGSAGNKFRMSLGLPVAATVNCADNTGAKNLYIISVKGIKGRLNRLPSACVGDMVMATVKKGKPDLRKKVLPAVIVRQRKPWRRKDGVFMYFEDNAGVIVNPKGEMKGSAITGPIGKECADLWPRIASAANAIV; from the exons ATGTCGAAGCGAG GACGTGGAGGATCAGCTGGTAACAAGTTCAGGATGTCACTGGGTCTGCCTGTGGCAGCGACAGTGAACTGTGCTGATAACACAGGGGCTAAGAACCTGTACATTATCTCTGTGAAGGGAATCAAGGGTCGCCTCAACCGGTTGCCATCTGCATGTGTTGGGGACATGGTGATGGCCACTGTTAAGAAAGGGAAGCCTGATCTCAGGAAGAAGGTCCTTCCCGCAGTCATTGTGAGGCAGCGTAAGCCATGGCGCCGAAAGGATGGGGTCTTCATGTACTTTGAGG ATAATGCTGGTGTAATAGTGAATCCAAAGGGAGAAATGAAAG GGTCTGCTATTACTGGTCCTATTGGGAAGGAGTGCGCGGATCTATGGCCGAGGATTGCAAGCGCAGCAAATGCCATCGTTTAA
- the LOC133858577 gene encoding uncharacterized protein LOC133858577 has translation MRPKKKVAAACKAMKCVGIPEDEVKPALNQLLELYNKKWTLIEEDDYKVLLDVLLEKKHEEDKGVNSKQGEAELHDEPEVVELPKKRLRSRHQKEHTSARVANSRSQPKKAWVRRAMHDETKSSSDSQTCSEPEESEPLVKRLRPRHQEGLALVPVDISSVDISNSLMVTTPSIEAYLDKTELSSNSQICSVPEDSEPLMNWLCRRRKQQKCPEDEQSQTCDEVEIVESTQLNVGNEQSNINPVSPLRRLRKRCPEPYSPRTSPIMEEKESSRPYHCHKRAKSSSLSFQEKEKTSVTPQVALISERGTGIEPYMDHTPVENVLEMYHNNSLDLPRDEPFTDDQLHNEVPLAVILPALPCVSGSSNEKSTDVEEDGLKFLEPESMNEEDKGDYVSEVSQFDIASSPEGGVKISLICNSSGQSDFHFPSSDAFLKTVEEKIRKLYRITESNFSLSKLMTEFCECFWALGTDSTVDEHLRSTNLLARKISDAQEIHDDKDCYGGNYCIPSSLSSGLVRFQNLIELIPRIPKPIALSGLVGLHCITGFNIQFIENICGESGRRLKVLKDPHSSNSCNVEAVRKCHCPFPIVSSVLVKISDAQEIHDDKDCYGGNYCIPSSLSSGLVRFQNFFEVIPQIPKPIALSDLDGVNCIAGFNTKYIENICGESKRRLKAHKDPHSSNTCNVEAVWKCHCPFPIVKYSDYIDDITGGEEKVKISLLNGRSAEDLPTFKYISHNLVHDKAYVNFSLSHISDEDCCSNCFGDCLSSPIPCACAHETGGEFAYMPGGLVKEKFLEECISMNWDTYFYCQKCPLERSKNKKSDKCKGHLQRRFIKECWSKCRCSKKCGNRVVQHGISANVQVFFTPEGKGWGLRALEELPRGAFVCEYVGEILTSSELHERNLQSSGNENHTYSVLLDADWGSEHDLEDEEALCLDATVYGNVARFINHRCHDAALVAIPVEVETPDRHYYHLAFFTRMKVEAMEELTWDYGIDFDDLDRPVKAFKCLCGSQFCRGLNH, from the exons ATGCGGCCGAAAAAAAAGGTAGCTGCTGCCTGCAAGGCAATGAAGTGTGTTGGCATCCCTGAAGATGAAGTAAAGCCAGCGCTGAATCAACTTCTAGAATTGTATAATAAGAAGTGGACCCTTATTGAAGAAGATGACTATAAAGTTCTGCTTGATGTTCTATTGGAGAAGAAGCATGAGGAAGACAAG GGCGTAAACTCTAAGCAGGGAGAAGCTGAGCTGCATGATGAACCTGAAGTTGTTGAACTTCCAAAAAAGAGATTGCGCTCAAGACACCAGAAAGAACACACTTCTGCTCGTGTAGCTAACTCCAGATCACAGCCGAAGAAAGCATGGGTAAGAAGGGCAATGCATGATGAAACCAAATCATCTTCAGACTCTCAAACTTGTTCAGAGCCTGAAGAATCGGAACCTCTAGTGAAGAGATTACGCCCAAGACACCAGGAAGGACTGGCTCTGGTCCCCGTGGACATTTCTTCTGTGGATATCTCCAATTCACTGATGGTGACTACTCCATCTATAGAGGCTTATCTGGATAAAACTGAACTTTCTTCAAACTCTCAAATTTGTTCAGTGCCTGAAGACTCGGAACCTCTAATGAACTGGTTGTGCAGAAGAAGGAAACAACAGAAATGTCCTGAAGATGAGCAGTCTCAAACTTGTGACGAAGTAGAAATAGTTGAGTCAACTCAACTAAATGTTGGTAATGAGCAAAGCAACATAAATCCTGTTTCACCGCTGAGACGCCTGAGAAAGAGATGCCCGGAACCTTATTCACCTAGAACAAGTCCAATAAtggaagaaaaagagtcatCTCGACCATATCATTGCCACAAAAGGGCTAAGTCCAGTTCTTTATCAtttcaagagaaagaaaagacatCAGTAACTCCTCAAGTTGCTTTAATTTCTGAGAGAGGAACTGGTATTGAGCCCTATATGGACCATACTCCAGTAGAAAATGTGCTTGAAATGTATCATAACAACTCTTTGGATCTGCCTAGAGATGAGCCATTCACTGATGACCAGCTACACAATGAGGTTCCTCTTGCTGTGATCCTTCCAG CTCTTCCATGTGTAAGTGGTTCTTCAAATGAAAAAAGTACTGACGTTGAAGAAGATGGCTTGAAGTTCCTGGAACCTGAATCTATGAATGAGGAGGACAAAGGTGACTATGTTTCAGAAGTATCACAGTTTGATATTGCTTCATCTCCCGAGGGAGGGGTGAAAATTTCCCTGATATGTAACTCTTCTGGGCAGTCTGATTTTCATTTTCCAAGTTCGGATGCATTTCTAAAAACAGTTGAAGAAAAAATTCGTAAATTATATAGAATTACGGAATCCAACTTCTCTTTGTCGAAGCTGATGACAGAATTTTGTGAATGCTTCTGGGCGTTGGGCACTGACTCTACTGTCGATGAACATCTAAGGTCCACCAATTTACTAGCACGAAAGATATCTGATGCACAAGAGATTCATGATGATAAAGATTGTTATGGAGGCAATTATTGCATTCCTTCAAGCCTGTCAAGTGGATTAGTCAGATTTCAGAATCTTATTGAGTTAATACCTCGAATTCCCAAACCTATAGCTCTTAGTGGTTTGGTTGGTCTTCATTGCATTACCGGTTTTAATATTCAGTTTATTGAGAACATTTGTGGTGAAAGTGGACGGAGGTTAAAGGTACTTAAAGATCCACACTCTtctaactcatgcaatgtggaGGCTGTTCGCAAATGCCATTGCCCATTCCCCATTGTGTCAAGTGTATTAGTAAAGATATCTGATGCACAAGAGATTCATGATGACAAAGATTGTTATGGAGGAAATTATTGCATTCCTTCAAGCCTTTCAAGTGGATTAGTCAGATTTCAGAATTTTTTTGAGGTAATACCTCAAATTCCTAAACCTATAGCTCTTAGTGATTTGGATGGTGTTAATTGCATTGCTGGTTTTAATACCAAGTATATTGAGAACATTTGTGGTGAAAGTAAACGGAGGTTAAAGGCACATAAAGATCCACACTCTTCTAACACATGCAATGTGGAGGCTGTTTGGAAATGCCATTGCCCATTCCCCATTGTGAAGTACAGTGACTATATTGATGACATAACTGGAGGAGAAGAGAAGGTAAAGATTTCGCTGTTAAATGGCAGGAGTGCTGAAGACCTGCCAACCTTCAAATATATTTCACATAATTTAGTTCATGATAAAGCTTATGTGAATTTTTCACTTTCTCATATATCGGATGAAGATTGTTGTTCAAATTGTTTTGGGGATTGTCTATCATCACCTATACCTTGTGCATGTGCTCATGAAACCGGGGGTGAATTTGCTTACATGCCCGGGGGACTGGTGAAGGAGAAGTTTCTGGAAGAGTGTATCTCTATGAATTGGGACACATATTTTTATTGTCAGAAATGTCCGCTAGAAAGGTCTAAGAACAAGAAATCTGACAAATGCAAGGGCCATTTACAGAGAAGATTTATAAAGGAGTGCTGGTCTAAATGCAGATGCAGTAAGAAGTGTGGAAACCGGGTTGTTCAGCATGGCATTTCAGCAAATGTGCAG GTGTTTTTTACGCCTGAAGGGAAAGGGTGGGGTCTTCGAGCACTTGAGGAATTGCCTAGAGGTGCTTTTGTTTGTGAATATGTTGGAGAAATACTTACCAGTTCGGAATTGCATGAGCGAAACCTGCAGAGCTCTGGTAATGAGAACCATACCTACTCAGTGCTACTGGATGCAGATTGGGGTTCAGAGCATGACTTAGAGGATGAAGAAGCCCTTTGTTTGGATGCAACAGTATATGGAAATGTTGCAAGATTTATCAATCACAG ATGCCATGATGCTGCCTTAGTTGCGATCCCAGTTGAAGTGGAGACTCCAGATCGTCACTACTATCAT CTCGCTTTTTTCACAAGAATGAAGGTAGAAGCCATGGAAGAACTGACCTGG GACTATGGCATTGACTTTGATGATCTTGATCGTCCTGTGAAGGCTTTCAAATGCCTATGTGGAAGCCAATTCTGTCGAGGCCTAAATCATTGA
- the LOC133873323 gene encoding uncharacterized protein LOC133873323 codes for MENKVVLPLMRSSSLEQKMENKFVNAHKDGQGKEDSLHSLSSKDRAFSKEDSLDFSESKSKKVMRRVNSPRAILLNFKQSQIHKSCNENSLLRSTGGLDSRIPKHMISVDEKYLRRCLELIHINASKAARCNTFMNLSSLKMGILSGSLNPTKIRRRDTYDSANFIFKCPVESGTGGVVVSPAGRWIVGTIMGSKSMMNILKSPLFHQFGVLDGNANFGRSNLNDIKGSICYEIMDSPSGSSICSPQKGKIEPLFMSSHKKGSDRHKKPVSMSSPNSTCSVQSSSVSATVSQGMLQCTWKGGLPHFVFSADDQREVYITNLCKVEPADDKGVDYMYSFHSRKGGHKDHGICDSELRLVGKMKVSASFTLCPDNSKIMETEFILYGGDENCDIETHTSSLNLRKNKGLSKKVVEVFRTSHLSKHKTFSKFGGSGAILENCSLEPSVDKGNNFDALGGANKLENHLLPNFELAAIVVKDHLRDNHHQKEIGGWGLKFLKKSGSRQMIDSPETSVRCESCARNTGDCCTSMDILIPAGLHGGPRTTNCGPSSLTERWRSGGCCDCGGWDIGCPLTILKTRSSKDGILSQVEMQEECKSFDLFQQGSGHAAPTLRVVNVHDGLYFIHSQPPLSALQSFSIAVAIIHARSPTLRPKNVQELK; via the exons ATGGAAAATAAAGTTGTTTTGCCACTGATGCGCTCTAGTTCATTGGAGCAGAAGATGGAAAATAAATTTGTCAATGCTCATAAAGATGGCCAGGGAAAAGAAGATTCATTGCATAGCTTGAGTAGCAAGGACAGAGCATTCTCCAAGGAAGATAGTCTAGATTTTTCTGAGTCAAAATCAAAAAAGGTGATGAGAAGGGTAAATTCACCTCGAgcaattcttttaaattttaagcaATCACAAATTCACAAAAGTTGCAATGAGAATTCATTACTTCGAAGTACTGGTGGCTTGGACAGTAGGATTCCAAAGCATATGATAAGTGTAGATGAGAAATATCTTCGTCGTTGTCTGGAATTGATTCATATCAATGCATCAAAAGCAGCACGATGCAACACATTTATGAATTTGAGCTCTCTGAAGATGGGCATTTTGTCTGGCAGCTTAAATCCAACTAAAATTAGAAGAAGAGATACTTATGATTCGGccaatttcattttcaaatgtCCAGTGGAATCTGGGACTGGGGGTGTAGTTGTAAGCCCTGCAGGGCGATGGATTGTAGGTACTATCATGGGGAGCAAGAGTATGATGAACATATTGAAGAGCCCTTTGTTTCACCAATTTGGTGTCTTAGATGGCAATGCCAACTTCGGAAGATCTAATTTGAATGATATCAAAGGCTCAATATGCTATGAAATTATGGACTCTCCCAGCGGGTCAAGTATATGTTCACCACAGAAGGGAAAAATTGAACCTCTATTTATGTCAAGCCATAAAAAAGGATCTGATAGGCACAAAAAGCCTGTTTCTATGTCTAGCCCAAACTCCACATGTTCTGTTCAGTCTTCTTCTGTTTCTGCCACTGTTTCTCAGGGGATGCTCCAATGTACATGGAAGGGAGGGCTTCCtcattttgtattctctgcagATGATCAGAGGGAGGTTTACATAACCAACTTGTGCAAGGTTGAGCCAGCAGATGATAAGGGTGTGGACTATATGTACTCATTCCATTCAAGAAAGGGTGGCCATAAGGATCATGGAATTTGTGATAGTGAGTTGCGCCTTGTTGGTAAGATGAAGGTATCGGCTTCTTTCACCCTCTGCCCGGACAATTCCAAAATCATGGAGACTGAGTTCATTTTATATGGTGGTGATGAAAATTGTGACATAGAGACACATACTTCAAGCCTTAATCTGAGGAAGAATAAGGGTTTGTCAAAGAAGGTGGTGGAAGTGTTCAGAACGAGTCACTTGTCCAAACATAAAACTTTCTCCAAGTTTGGCGGATCTGGTGCCATACTGGAAAATTGTTCTTTAGAGCCATCTGTGGATAAAGGCAACAACTTTGATGCATTAGGTGGGGCCAATAAGTTAGAAAATCATCTTTTGCCAAATTTTGAATTGGCTGCCATTGTTGTGAAAGACCATCTCCGTGACAATCATCATCAGAAGGAAATTGGAGGTTGGGGCTTGAAATTTCTCAAGAAATCTGGGTCTAGGCAAATGATTGATTCTCCAGAAACTTCAGTACGTTGTGAAAGTTGTGCTCGAAATACTGGTGATTGCTGTACAAGTATGGACATTCTAATCCCGGCAGGTCTTCATGGTGGGCCGAGAACCACAAACTGTGGTCCTTCTAGTCTCACTGAAAGATGGAGATCTGGTGGATGCTGTGATTGTGGTGGTTGGGATATTGGGTGTCCTCTGACAATACTTAAAACCAGATCAAGCAAAGATGGGATTTTGTCTCAAGTGGAGATGCAGGAGGAGTGCAAGTCATTTGATTTATTTCAACAG GGTTCAGGGCATGCTGCTCCCACCTTGAGGGTGGTAAATGTTCATGATggtttgtattttattcattctCAACCACCTCTGTCAGCTCTGCAGTCTTTCTCGATTGCAGTGGCAATTATCCACGCCCGGAGTCCCACTCTCCGGCCAAAAAATGTACAAGAGTTGAAGTAA